One segment of Rhodanobacter thiooxydans DNA contains the following:
- the cysD gene encoding sulfate adenylyltransferase subunit CysD, with product MSKDNASTRSHLDDLEAESIHIFREVAASFRHPVMLYSIGKDSSVLLHLLRKAFHPAKPPLPLLHVDTTWKFREMIAFRDQVAAAGDVQVLVHINQDGVRQGISPLTHGATVHTDVMKTQALKQALDQYGFDAAIGGARRDEEKSRAKERVFSFRNAQHRWDPKRQRPEFWHTYNTQIRKGESVRVFPLSNWTEMDVWLYIRRENIPVVPLYFAKPRPVVARDGALIMVDDERFTLREGEAVEMREVRFRTLGCYPLTGAVESSADTLDKIIQEMADSRSSERQGRVIDHDPDASMERKKQEGYF from the coding sequence ATGAGCAAAGACAACGCGTCGACGCGCTCGCACCTCGACGACCTCGAGGCGGAAAGCATCCACATCTTCCGCGAGGTGGCGGCCAGCTTCCGCCACCCGGTGATGCTGTATTCGATCGGCAAGGATTCCTCGGTGCTGCTGCACCTGCTGCGCAAGGCGTTCCATCCGGCGAAGCCGCCGCTGCCGCTGCTGCATGTCGACACCACCTGGAAGTTCCGCGAGATGATCGCGTTCCGCGATCAGGTGGCCGCAGCCGGCGACGTGCAGGTGCTGGTGCACATCAACCAGGACGGCGTGCGCCAGGGTATCTCGCCGCTGACCCACGGCGCCACCGTGCACACCGACGTGATGAAGACCCAGGCGCTGAAGCAGGCGCTGGACCAGTACGGTTTCGACGCGGCGATCGGCGGCGCCCGCCGCGACGAGGAGAAGTCGCGCGCGAAGGAGCGCGTGTTCTCGTTCCGCAACGCGCAGCATCGCTGGGACCCGAAGCGCCAGCGCCCGGAGTTCTGGCATACCTACAACACGCAGATCCGCAAGGGCGAGAGCGTGCGGGTGTTCCCGCTGTCCAACTGGACCGAGATGGATGTGTGGCTGTACATCCGCCGCGAGAACATCCCGGTGGTGCCGCTGTACTTCGCCAAACCGCGCCCGGTGGTGGCGCGCGACGGCGCGCTGATCATGGTCGACGATGAGCGCTTCACTTTGCGTGAGGGCGAGGCGGTGGAAATGCGCGAAGTGCGCTTCCGCACGCTGGGCTGCTATCCGCTCACCGGCGCGGTGGAGTCATCCGCCGACACGCTGGACAAGATCATCCAGGAGATGGCCGACTCGCGCAGCTCCGAGCGGCAGGGCCGGGTGATCGACCACGACCCGGACGCCTCGATGGAACGCAAGAAGCAGGAGGGTTACTTCTGA
- a CDS encoding amidase, translating to MNSMPPIADLDLRRASLCQLLHWLAVGRVQPQALADVYQQAIERIDPQLHAYVDQRSGLVQDQSQLADRRRREGVIGRLDGIPLALKDNFDIAGWPTRVGLPGRDKPVQEDAHVVARLRASGAVLLGKTNMDEGALGAVTDNPHFGATHNPHRHGYTAGGSSGGAAAAVAAGLAVAAVGSDSLGSIRIPASYCGVYALKPTHGEISARGLVPAARRLDAVGLLARSADDLTVLLQVLAGYDADDARSRRRRVAFALPDWEPGNLRAGLLPDLAAVGVQPEVVEVFEAAMAKLPHALGDRRTVDFADWDFARTRRAGLLLMEAEMLGTFAADLANTEHPVSEHFRRLLGYAAGKSAADYAMADRVLDAATLKMRRLFAQVDVLVLPTTPQGAFPLDGPVPDSQGDLTSFASLAGCPAVSLPMGTLPNGMPVGLQLVGARGSDLRLLELASVCAATLDVEPTYPVIA from the coding sequence ATGAATTCGATGCCGCCGATCGCCGATCTCGACCTGCGCCGCGCCTCGCTGTGCCAGTTGCTGCATTGGCTGGCGGTGGGCCGCGTGCAGCCGCAGGCGCTGGCCGACGTCTACCAGCAGGCGATCGAGCGGATCGATCCGCAACTCCATGCTTATGTCGACCAGCGTTCGGGCCTGGTGCAGGACCAGTCGCAGCTGGCCGACCGCCGCCGCCGCGAGGGCGTGATCGGGCGGCTGGACGGTATTCCGCTGGCCCTGAAGGACAACTTCGACATCGCCGGCTGGCCCACGCGGGTCGGCCTGCCCGGTCGCGACAAGCCGGTGCAGGAGGATGCGCACGTGGTGGCGCGGCTGCGTGCGTCCGGCGCGGTGCTGCTGGGCAAGACCAACATGGACGAGGGCGCGCTGGGTGCGGTCACCGACAACCCGCACTTCGGTGCCACCCACAACCCGCACCGGCACGGCTATACAGCCGGTGGTTCCTCCGGCGGTGCGGCGGCGGCCGTGGCGGCAGGCCTGGCGGTGGCCGCGGTGGGTTCGGACAGCCTGGGTTCGATCCGCATCCCGGCCAGCTATTGCGGCGTGTATGCGCTGAAGCCGACGCACGGCGAGATCTCCGCGCGCGGCCTGGTGCCGGCGGCGCGCCGGCTCGACGCGGTCGGCCTGCTGGCGCGCAGCGCGGATGACCTCACCGTCTTGCTGCAGGTGCTGGCCGGCTACGACGCCGACGATGCCCGTTCGCGCCGCCGGCGCGTCGCGTTCGCGCTGCCGGACTGGGAACCGGGCAACCTGCGCGCGGGCCTGCTGCCGGACCTGGCTGCGGTTGGCGTGCAGCCGGAAGTCGTCGAGGTGTTCGAGGCAGCCATGGCGAAATTGCCGCATGCGCTGGGCGATCGCCGCACGGTCGACTTCGCCGACTGGGATTTCGCGCGCACCCGCCGCGCCGGCCTGCTGTTGATGGAGGCAGAGATGCTTGGCACCTTCGCCGCGGACCTGGCCAACACCGAACACCCGGTATCGGAACATTTCCGCCGCCTGCTCGGCTACGCCGCCGGCAAGAGCGCGGCCGACTACGCGATGGCCGACCGCGTGCTCGACGCGGCCACGCTGAAGATGCGCCGGCTGTTCGCCCAGGTCGACGTGCTGGTGCTGCCGACCACGCCGCAGGGCGCGTTCCCGCTGGACGGTCCGGTGCCCGATTCGCAGGGTGACCTCACCAGTTTCGCCAGCCTGGCCGGTTGCCCCGCGGTGAGCCTGCCGATGGGCACGCTGCCGAATGGCATGCCGGTGGGCCTGCAGCTGGTCGGCGCGCGCGGCTCGGACCTGCGCCTGCTGGAGCTGGCCTCGGTGTGTGCGGCCACGCTGGATGTCGAGCCGACGTATCCGGTGATCGCCTGA